In Rhinoraja longicauda isolate Sanriku21f chromosome 6, sRhiLon1.1, whole genome shotgun sequence, the following proteins share a genomic window:
- the LOC144594773 gene encoding LOW QUALITY PROTEIN: leukotriene B4 receptor 1 (The sequence of the model RefSeq protein was modified relative to this genomic sequence to represent the inferred CDS: inserted 2 bases in 2 codons), which translates to MNLSNSTGXADSTLGQGTLVATSIILGVTCLVGVPGNSMVIWVIVWKMKQRPPTTLLILNLAIADLVVLATLPLWIYSITNGWVFGQTSCKVLTYLIYCNLYGSVFFITLMSVDRFMAVIYPFASXRWRKESSVGWAVLVVWVMSFLFAVPVVLVKKVETVGGHPTCTLREYDSQAQEIAFLVVETLVGFVGPLTVLAVCYAHVARRLNRMTFKTKNRSEMLIASIVLAFIICWLPYHLCNVIEFASLVAVDPGSDAMNVLDHISEVGSYVTGALAFISSSINPLLYAFAARRLRDGFRSSVMAKVFEQMVHSTKDEYSMDRFNTTTVDSIQDL; encoded by the exons ATGAACCTGTCCAACAGCACTG AAGCGGACTCCACTCTGGGCCAGGGGACCCTGGTAGCGACAAGCATCATCCTCGGGGTAACCTGCCTGGTTGGGGTACCCGGCAACTCCATGGTCATCTGGGTGATCGTGTGGAAGATGAAGCAGCGACCACCCACCACTCTGCTCATCCTCAACCTGGCCATCGCAGACCTGGTGGTCTTGGCCACCCTGCCATTGTGGATCTACTCCATCACCAACGGCTGGGTGTTCGGCCAGACCTCATGCAAGGTGCTAAcctacctcatctactgtaacctGTACGGCAGCGTGTTCTTCATCACACTGATGAGCGTGGACCGCTTCATGGCCGTCATCTACCCATTCGCCT ATCGCTGGAGGAAGGAGAGCTCTGTTGGCTGGGCAGTGCTTGTGGTCTGGGTGATGTCCTTCCTCTTCGCTGTCCCTGTGGTCCTGGTGAAGAAGGTGGAGACAGTGGGCGGCCATCCCACCTGCACACTCCGCGAGTACGACTCCCAGGCCCAGGAGATCGCCTTCCTGGTGGTGGAGACCCTAGTTGGCTTCGTGGGCCCCCTCACTGTCCTGGCTGTCTGCTACGCCCACGTGGCCAGGAGACTCAACCGGATGACCTTCAAGACCAAGAACAGGTCTGAGATGCTGATCGCCAGCATCGTCTTGGCATTCATCATCTGCTGGCTACCCTACCACCTGTGCAACGTGATTGAGTTTGCCTCTCTGGTGGCGGTGGACCCGGGCTCGGACGCCATGAACGTACTTGATCACATCTCCGAGGTGGGGTCCTACGTGACTggggcattggccttcatcagcagcaGCATTAACCCCTTGCTCTACGCCTTCGCTGCCAGGCGCTTACGGGACGGCTTTCGGTCTTCGGTGATGGCAAAAGTCTTTGAGCAAATGGTCCACTCCACCAAAGACGAATACTCCATGGATCGCTTTAATACCACAACGGTGGACAGCATCCAAGACCTCTAA